One window of Phoenix dactylifera cultivar Barhee BC4 chromosome 5, palm_55x_up_171113_PBpolish2nd_filt_p, whole genome shotgun sequence genomic DNA carries:
- the LOC120110927 gene encoding uncharacterized protein LOC120110927, with translation MGLQKARRVLPRTWGFYAVESRGLSGGIIVTWRLESCRLDTFHVCGQEVILVISEGMNDPWVLAAVYASTDFRERQRLWEEASQLVDQGLPFLMAGDFNCIVDPQEKMGGKPFSHERKVKEFQDFMTINGLIDLGFSGPRFTWIASDHCPLLLSTDAFVPVYPPFRFEKIWLSYPRSWEMVREAWSTPVRGDAMYRVSRRLKLARRRLRRWNREEVGDIFRRIEESEVAIVRLQDQEARGGGLSDEEVGELRSLLVLHDGLLRQQEIFWRQKARVQWIMEGDRNTRYFHQATVIRRNQNRIRVIRDEEGQQSEEPEVIQRILVSFFRGRWTEQTGGASLAEIPLPGVVVTEEENSDLISPVSEREIREAVWSLGGDKAPGPDGFPPVFFQRYWWIVGRDVMAAIQQFFSTAVMAAEWQRTFIALIPKRQDATEPSHFRPISLCTTLYKVTAKILAIRLRGVLPRLISPEQGAFLEGRSISDNVLIAQEFMFDLSRAPMSRSLMGVKLDMERAYDRMRWDFVQQSLRMFGIHETWIRWAMGCIRVPSFAILVNGTPSRFFSSSGGLRQGCPLSPLLFIICADALSRLLRQAVSSQELEAYRPVERAVAIFHLLFADDCLLLARSSRQSARAIDQTLRDYCALSGQQVNLDKSSVIFSPKTRGALKLSILEVLGVGEQGGMMSYLGVPLCGRRLRIRDCVSLVTRVRCRLEGWQSHSLSMMGRIILVRSVLSSVPIYLLSHVDIPVAVLRSLEQLFREFIWGRSSGRGGIHLVAWESVCQPTSAGGLGVQSLMTRREVLAARHVVRFVLEPESMWSSLMRAKYGVLVPGGRVERHHSPIWRVMCARAMVVLPEIRWVIGDGCSIDVLEDSWVTDWPICRLPTMVDSARLDGCRVRDLLDSEGSHWRVGLIREVFGEQLAELILALPIPSGGSSDRLLWTPTGRSRVRARDLSALFCRTPARQIVGGWIWRLRIHPRVALFIWKVAWGCLPTRSLLVRRGMGVSQFCETCGDIVETTEHVLLLCPRARQIWQCSSVPLLDAGVSTQDLLRMLRESMCRPRLAAEGILRAYLSYHIWLDRNARIFEGRRVPPRTVVDRAARHAREVMAAATEISSGMVRDTWGTSYAVSAPLFVTVSWVPPPPDYLKINFDGSRSLDGVTGGVGFVIRDHGGRLVAAGGRRTPGITVVGAELRAAWEGLSYARQVLGAERVFLEGDSAVVIDWIRGMDRYGDGHPLIRETRRMAQMMVGFQIGHVFREANRAADWVASFVARHSGDVLWTSTIDAPSPLSSFISSDMAGCTHVRSI, from the exons ATGGGCCTTCAGAAGGCAAGGAGGGTGCTCCCTCGGACATGGGGTTTCTATGCTGTGGAGTCCCGTGGGTTGTCGGGCGGGATAATCGTCACGTGGAGGTTGGAGTCGTGTAGATTGGATACTTTTCATGTTTGTGGCCAAGAGGTGATTCTGGTGATCTCGGAGGGCATGAACGATCCCTGGGTTCTTGCGGCGGTGTATGCGAGCACTGACTTCAGGGAGAGGCAACGGCTGTGGGAGGAGGCTTCGCAGTTGGTTGATCAGGGTCTCCCCTTTCTGATGGCGGGTGATTTTAATTGTATTGTCGACCCTCAGGAGAAGATGGGGGGCAAGCCTTTCTCCCATGAGAGGAAGGTTAAGGAATTCCAGGATTTTATGACTATAAATGGGTTGATTGATTTGGGCTTCTCTGGTCCAAGATTTACATG GATTGCATCTGATCACTGTCCCTTGCTGTTGAGTACTGATGCCTTTGTTCCGGTGTATCCCCCTTTCAGGTTCGAGAAGATATGGCTCTCTTACCCTCGTTCATGGGAGATGGTTAGGGAGGCGTGGAGCACTCCAGTGAGGGGTGATGCCATGTATCGGGTGTCCCGGAGATTGAAGTTGGCGAGGAGGAGGCTGAGGAGATGGAATCGAGAGGAGGTGGGAGACATCTTTAGGAGGATTGAGGAGTCTGAGGTGGCCATTGTTAGGTTACAGGATCAGGAGGCTCGAGGGGGGGGTCTGTCAGATGAGGAGGTTGGGGAGCTTAGATCCTTACTTGTCCTGCATGATGGTCTACTTAGACAGCAGGAGATATTCTGGAGACAGAAGGCGAGGGTACAGTGGATCATGGAGGGGGATAGGAATACCAGATATTTTCACCAGGCGACAGTGATTAGGAGGAATCAGAACAGGATCAGAGTTATTAGGGATGAGGAGGGGCAGCAGTCGGAGGAGCCAGAGGTGATACAGAGGATTCTGGTGAGCTTCTTTAGGGGCAGATGGACAGAGCAGACTGGAGGAGCGAGTCTAGCAGAGATCCCACTGCCAGGGGTGGTGGTCACAGAGGAGGAGAATTCTGATTTGATTAGTCCGGTTTCagaaagggagattagggagGCGGTGTGGTCCCTCGGAGGGGACAAGGCGCCAGGGCCGGATGGGTTCCCTCCGGTGTTCTTTCAGCGATATTGGTGGATAGTTGGACGGGATGTGATGGCAGCTATACAGCAGTTCTTCAGCACGGCTGTGATGGCTGCTGAGTGGCAGAGGACCTTCATTGCCCTGATTCCGAAACGGCAGGATGCTACGGAGCCGAGTCATTTTCGTCCGATTAGCCTTTGTACGACTTTGTACAAGGTGACGGCGAAAATTCTTGCTATCAGATTGAGGGGGGTACTCCCTAGGCTTATTTCCCCGGAGCAGGGGGCTTTTTTGGAGGGACGGAGTATATCTGACAATGTGCTCATTGCTcaggagtttatgtttgatcttaGCAGAGCACCGATGAGCAGAAGCTTGATGGGGgtcaagcttgatatggagagggcttaTGACAGGATGAGGTGGGATTTTGTGCAGCAGTCCTTGCGGATGTTTGGGATACATGAGACTTGGATCAGGTGGGCGATGGGCTGTATCAGGGTGCCCTCCTTTGCTATTTTGGTGAACGGTACGCCCTCCCGTTTCTTTTCATCTTCTGGGGGTTTGCGTCAGGGATGtcccctctctcctctgttGTTTATTATTTGTGCGGATGCATTGTCTCGATTATTGCGGCAGGCAGTGTCGAGTCAGGAGCTGGAGGCTTACAGACCGGTGGAGAGAGCAGTGGCGATTTTCCATTTGCTATTTGCTGACGATTGCTTGCTTTTAGCCAGGTCCTCGAGGCAGTCGGCTCGAGCTATAGATCAGACTCTTCGGGATTACTGTGCTCTTTCTGGGCAACAAGTCAATTTGGACAAGTCTTCTGTGATCTTTAGCCCGAAGACGCGCGGGGCGCTGAAGCTATCTATACTGGAGGTTCTAGGTGTGGGAGAGCAGGGGGGCATGATGTCCTATCTGGGGGTGCCTTTATGTGGACGACGACTGAGGATTAGGGATTGTGTGTCCCTTGTGACTAGAGTCAGATGCAGGCTGGAGGGCTGGCAGTCTCATTCATTGTCTATGATGGGGAGGATCATTCTGGTGCGCTCTGTACTTTCATCTGTTCCTATTTATCTTCTATCCCACGTCGATATTCCGGTGGCAGTTTTGAGGTCCCTTGAGCAGCTGTTCAGGGAGTTTATCTGGGGGAGGAGTAGCGGCAGAGGCGGGATCCACTTGGTGGCCTGGGAGAGTGTATGCCAGCCGACCAGTGCCGGGGGGCTGGGAGTGCAGTCCTTGATGACGAGACGGGAGGTGTTAGCGGCTAGGCATGTAGTCAGATTTGTGCTTGAGCCAGAGAGCATGTGGTCCTCActgatgagggccaaatatGGTGTCTTGGTGCCTGGAGGGCGGGTGGAGCGTCACCACTCTCCGATATGGCGTGTGATGTGTGCCAGGGCTATGGTGGTGCTTCCGGAGATTAGATGGGTGATCGGTGATGGGTGCTCGATAGATGTGTTGGAGGACAGCTGGGTGACCGATTGGCCGATTTGTCGTTtgccgaccatggtggactCTGCGAGATTAGATGGATGCAGGGTCAGGGATCTGCTGGATTCTGAGGGGAGCCACTGGAGGGTGGGGCTGATCAGGGAGGTGTTTGGTGAGCAGTTGGCGGAGTTGATTCTGGCCCTGCCTATTCCCTCTGGTGGGTCGTCAGATAGGCTGCTCTGGACACCGACGGGGCGGTCGCGGGTGAGGGCCAGGGATCTTTCGGCGTTGTTCTGCAGGACGCCAGCGCGACAGATCGTGGGAGGATGGATATGGAGATTACGGATTCATCCACGGGTGGCActtttcatctggaaggtggcttggggatGTCTCCCGACTAGGAGTTTGCTTGTTCGGCGTGGGATGGGGGTATCTCAGTTTTGTGAGACGTGCGGTGATATCGTGGAGACCACCGAGCATGTTCTCCTGCTGTGCCCTAGAGCTCGACAGATATGGCAGTGCTCTTCGGTCCCCTTGCTTGATGCGGGGGTCTCGACTCAGGATCTGTTGCGGATGTTGAGAGAGTCCATGTGTAGGCCCAGGCTGGCAGCGGAGGGTATATTGAGGGCGTACCTGTCTTATCACATTTGGTTGGATAGGAACGCACGCATATTTGAGGGGAGGCGGGTGCCTCCGAGGACGGTGGTGGACAGAGCGGCACGACATGCGAGGGAGGTTATGGCGGCTGCCACCGAGATTTCTTCTGGGATGGTcagggacacctggggtactTCTTACGCTGTTTCAGCGCCCCTTTTCGTTACTgtctcttgggtacccccaccccctgaCTATCTCAAAATAAATTTCGATGGCAGTAGGTCACTAGACGGTGTGACTGGAGGGGTCGGCTTTGTGATCAGGGATCACGGTGGTAGGTTGGTGGCTGCAGGTGGGCGTCGGACTCCCGGGATTACAGTTGTTGGTGCGGAGCTGCGGGCTGCTTGGGAGGGCTTATCATATGCCAGGCAGGTCCTTGGAGCCGAGCGAGTGTTCCTCGAGGGAGACTCTGCggtggtgatcgattggatccggGGGATGGACAGATACGGTGACGGTCACCCTTTGATTCGGGAGACTCGGAGGATGGCTCAGATGATGGTCGGTTTCCAGATTGGTCATGTGTTTAGAGAGGCGAACAGGGCCGccgactgggtcgcctcttttgtGGCCCGGCATTCCGGGGATGTTTTGTGGACGTCTACTATAGACGCTCCTTCTCCTTTGTCGTCTTTTATTTCTTCGGACATGGCGGGTTGTACTCATGTTAGATCTATTTGA
- the LOC103716905 gene encoding ubiquitin fusion degradation protein 1 homolog isoform X2, with product MFFDDYYGYHGSSFEQTYRCYSASFIDKPQLESGDKIIMPPSALDRLASLHIDYPMLFELYNAAAERVSHCGVLEFVAEEGMIYMPYWMMQNLLLQEGDTVRVKNATLPKGTYVKLQPHTKDFLDISNPKAILETTLRSFSCLTTGDSIMVAYNNRKYYIDIVETKPASAISIIETDCEVDFAPPLDYKEPEQRRQPSTTPSEAPDQDQEAEADAEPKFNPFTGIGRRLDGKPSEYQEPAISSSLVNHQIESPKNAKQHSATSTSSSSSARQSVGKLIFGSNANNAPKETPKVATEETKAEPPKKEEPRFQAFTGKSYSLKG from the exons CCCCAGCTGGAAAGTGGTGATAAAA TTATCATGCCTCCCTCTGCTCTTGATCGACTTG CATCCTTGCACATTGATTATCCAATGTTGTTTGAACTCTACAATGCTGCCGCAGAACGAGTTTCACATTGTGGAGTTCTAGAGTTTGTTGCAGAGGAGGGCATGATCTACATGCCATACTGG ATGATGCAAAATCTTCTTTTACAAGAGGGAGATACTGTGCGTGTCAAAAATGCCACCCTCCCTAAGGGTACATATGTCAAACTGCAGCCTCACACAAAAGACTTTCTAGATATATCAAACCCCAAGGCGAT CTTGGAGACAACTTTAAGAAGCTTCTCCTGTTTAACTACAGGTGACAGTATCATGGTAGCTTACAACAATAGAAAGTACTACATAGATATTGTGGAAACAAAACCTGCTTCTGCCATTAGTATTATTGAGACAGACTGTGAGGTGGATTTTGCACCTCCACTTGATTATAAAGAACCTGAACAACGGCGACAACCTTCAACTACTCCCAGTGAAGCTCCAGATCAAG ATCAAGAGGCTGAAGCTGATGCTGAACCAAAATTCAACCCCTTTACTGGCATTGGAAGACGGTTGGATGGAAAGCCTTCAGAGTACCAAGAGCCAGCCATCTCTTCTTCACTAGTGAATCATCAGATAGAATCACCAAAAAATGCAAAACAGCACTCAGCAACATCTACTTCATCCAGTAGTTCTGCCCGTCAATCTGTGGGAAAGCTTATCTTTGGTTCAAATGCAAATAATGCTCCCAAGGAAACACCCAAG GTTGCTACAGAAGAAACAAAGGCTGAGCCGCCCAAGAAAGAAGAGCCCAGGTTCCAGGCATTTACCGGGAAGAGTTACTCATTGAAGGGCTAA
- the LOC103716906 gene encoding rho GTPase-activating protein 5-like: MARFHLHLRFQPSPPLSLGCRASEEDCPISSPLILPGTGGGAGDRGSGGGHGHQFSIVAVVVAALRRSLVMCSVGAAAEDGGCPSPMEIGWPTDVRHIAHVTFDRFDGFLGLPVEFEPEVPRRVPSASVSVFGVSAKSMQCSYDKRGNSVPTILLLMQKHLYSQGGLQMEGIFRINAENSQEVYVRDQLNRGIVPHGIDLHCLAGLIKAWFRELPTGVLDSLTPDQVMHCNTEEECCQLARILPPMEAALLDWAINLMADVVEHEHYNKMNARNIAMVFAPNMTQMADPLTALIHAVQVMNFLKTWIIKTLREREEASAVTRVFRPCSESPSDKDEPNSAKPTEKSSVGSNEKTMDICLVDRTAFSKFLFGAEHAPDSDVDESFESFQKKSESSEDCGFISGKSSPVCSDLDSIEDGSKGGSLDRLNWRKGARKICRHPVFQLSRSSKKSGELGIVNSRVEGREAWA, from the exons ATGGCCCGCTTCCACCTCCACCTCCGCTTCCAGCCCTCCCCTCCCCTTTCGCTCGGCTGCCGCGCCTCCGAGGAGGATTGCCCGATTTCGTCGCCGTTGATCTTGCCGGGGACAGGCGGTGGAGCGGGGGATAGGGGAAGCGGCGGCGGCCATGGCCACCAGTTTTCGATCGTGGCGGTGGTGGTGGCGGCGCTGAGGAGGTCGCTGGTGATGTGCAGCGTGGGCGCGGCGGCGGAGGACGGGGGCTGCCCCTCCCCGATGGAGATCGGCTGGCCCACCGATGTGCGCCACATTGCTCACGTGACCTTCGACCGCTTCGATGGCTTCCTCGGCTTGCCCGTGGAGTTCGAGCCCGAGGTTCCGAGAAGGGTGCCAAGCGCCAG TGTAAGTGTATTTGGAGTTTCTGCCAAATCTATGCAATGTTCTTATGATAAAAGAGGGAATAGCGTGCCAACAATTTTGCTTTTGATGCAAAAGCACTTGTATTCGCAAGGAGGCCTTCAG ATGGAAGGAATCTTTAGAATTAATGCTGAGAATAGTCAAGAAGTATATGTTAGAGACCAATTAAATAGAGGAATCGTGCCACATGGAATCGATTTACATTGTCTAGCTGGTCTGATAAAG GCATGGTTTCGGGAACTCCCCACTGGGGTGCTTGACTCGCTGACTCCAGATCAGGTGATGCATTGCAACACTGAAGAAGAGTGCTGTCAACTTGCAAGGATTCTTCCACCAATGGAAGCAGCATTGCTTGACTGGGCCATCAATCTGATGGCTGATGTTGTGGAGCATGAACATTACAACAAGATGAATGCTCGTAATATTGCTATGGTTTTTGCACCTAACATGACTCAG ATGGCCGATCCCTTAACTGCATTGATCCATGCAGTTCAAGTAATGAACTTCCTCAAGACATGGATCATAAAGACGCTGCGAGAAAGGGAGGAGGCATCTGCAGTAACCAGGGTTTTCCGTCCCTGTTCTGAGTCTCCTAGTGACAAGGATGAGCCCAATTCAGCAAAACCAACTGAAAAATCTAGTGTGGGTTCTAATGAGAAAACTATGGACATCTGTCTCGTTGACAGAACTGCCTTCAGCAAATTCTTGTTCGGTGCAGAACATGCTCCAGATAGTGATGTTGATGAGAGCTTTGAGAGCTTCCAGAAGAAGAGTGAAAGCAGTGAGGACTGTGGATTCATTTCTGGAAAAAGTTCGCCCGTCTGTAGTGATTTAGATTCAATAGAAGATGGCTCTAAAGGTGGCTCGTTGGATAGGTTGAATTGGAGGAAAGGAGCAAGGAAGATTTGCAGGCACCCTGTGTTTCAATTAAGCAGGTCCAGCAAGAAGTCAGGAGAGCTTGGCATTGTAAATTCTAGGGTAGAAGGAAGAGAAGCTTGGGCATGA
- the LOC103716905 gene encoding ubiquitin fusion degradation protein 1 homolog isoform X1, with amino-acid sequence MFFDDYYGYHGSSFEQTYRCYSASFIDKPQLESGDKIIMPPSALDRLASLHIDYPMLFELYNAAAERVSHCGVLEFVAEEGMIYMPYWMMQNLLLQEGDTVRVKNATLPKGTYVKLQPHTKDFLDISNPKAILETTLRSFSCLTTGDSIMVAYNNRKYYIDIVETKPASAISIIETDCEVDFAPPLDYKEPEQRRQPSTTPSEAPDQVSDQEAEADAEPKFNPFTGIGRRLDGKPSEYQEPAISSSLVNHQIESPKNAKQHSATSTSSSSSARQSVGKLIFGSNANNAPKETPKVATEETKAEPPKKEEPRFQAFTGKSYSLKG; translated from the exons CCCCAGCTGGAAAGTGGTGATAAAA TTATCATGCCTCCCTCTGCTCTTGATCGACTTG CATCCTTGCACATTGATTATCCAATGTTGTTTGAACTCTACAATGCTGCCGCAGAACGAGTTTCACATTGTGGAGTTCTAGAGTTTGTTGCAGAGGAGGGCATGATCTACATGCCATACTGG ATGATGCAAAATCTTCTTTTACAAGAGGGAGATACTGTGCGTGTCAAAAATGCCACCCTCCCTAAGGGTACATATGTCAAACTGCAGCCTCACACAAAAGACTTTCTAGATATATCAAACCCCAAGGCGAT CTTGGAGACAACTTTAAGAAGCTTCTCCTGTTTAACTACAGGTGACAGTATCATGGTAGCTTACAACAATAGAAAGTACTACATAGATATTGTGGAAACAAAACCTGCTTCTGCCATTAGTATTATTGAGACAGACTGTGAGGTGGATTTTGCACCTCCACTTGATTATAAAGAACCTGAACAACGGCGACAACCTTCAACTACTCCCAGTGAAGCTCCAGATCAAG TTTCAGATCAAGAGGCTGAAGCTGATGCTGAACCAAAATTCAACCCCTTTACTGGCATTGGAAGACGGTTGGATGGAAAGCCTTCAGAGTACCAAGAGCCAGCCATCTCTTCTTCACTAGTGAATCATCAGATAGAATCACCAAAAAATGCAAAACAGCACTCAGCAACATCTACTTCATCCAGTAGTTCTGCCCGTCAATCTGTGGGAAAGCTTATCTTTGGTTCAAATGCAAATAATGCTCCCAAGGAAACACCCAAG GTTGCTACAGAAGAAACAAAGGCTGAGCCGCCCAAGAAAGAAGAGCCCAGGTTCCAGGCATTTACCGGGAAGAGTTACTCATTGAAGGGCTAA